A single genomic interval of Trueperaceae bacterium harbors:
- a CDS encoding cyclic nucleotide-binding domain-containing protein has translation MSDYVLQREGVRQLHTAEGFHEDKCRQLRLAARQPLFHEGDVPESFYRVESGLIRLMRIKPDGRSVTLRHVLPGDLFGEEVFIGASRFADAEAATEAVVEAFDARELQGVNVLGVVHSLVAQTKRLLNDEYDFQVGYLRERIARYLCKLIRTPLAEKAEDGSWRICASHELIAEGTASTRESVSKELADMRHDGIIDTGYRCISISDLRSLRRLGDPEGALMGGPGALA, from the coding sequence ATGTCCGACTACGTACTACAGAGGGAAGGCGTCAGGCAGCTGCACACGGCGGAGGGGTTCCACGAAGACAAGTGCCGCCAGCTCAGGCTGGCAGCGAGGCAACCGCTCTTCCACGAAGGGGACGTGCCTGAGTCGTTCTATCGTGTAGAGAGCGGACTGATCCGGCTCATGCGCATCAAGCCCGACGGACGCAGCGTGACCCTGCGGCACGTGCTGCCCGGCGACCTCTTCGGAGAGGAGGTCTTCATCGGGGCCAGCCGGTTCGCCGACGCCGAGGCCGCTACCGAGGCGGTGGTCGAGGCGTTCGATGCCCGTGAACTGCAGGGTGTGAACGTACTCGGCGTCGTCCACTCGCTCGTCGCCCAGACGAAGCGTCTACTCAACGACGAGTACGACTTCCAGGTCGGGTACCTGCGCGAGCGGATCGCACGTTACCTCTGCAAGCTGATCCGAACGCCGTTGGCGGAGAAGGCCGAGGACGGCTCCTGGCGCATATGCGCCTCACACGAGTTGATCGCCGAAGGTACGGCAAGCACCCGCGAGAGCGTCTCGAAGGAGTTGGCCGACATGCGGCACGACGGGATCATCGATACCGGCTACCGTTGCATCTCGATCAGCGACCTGCGCTCGCTGCGACGCCTCGGGGACCCGGAAGGGGCCCTGATGGGAGGGCCAGGGGCCTTGGCCTGA
- a CDS encoding DUF4397 domain-containing protein — MEVAKRFSLVLLLALGAAFGAAQGVGQPVEPATPAPEMAPAPEIPDVAWVRLAHFSPNAPELTVTFTPTDEETAAGFSGDQFPSIDYKTFTEYVEIPAGNYTVSAQGVEGTVEEEFSFARGSYYTLATMGLVLPADVQAEQQQEGEGEDGDGGGFVGFFQNLFGEGDENRDRLALQFQLIEDDLTRVPNEGETLVRVVHAAPGTEPVALAVEGEQGTLVSDVEFGEASRYASYEGTVEDLEVRLAGSRAAAFTLDSVNLESGNLNTVYVVGTPVEEAPLAIMGSSIAPVEAGAPAGEDVAAQTQQAGETAGGGAAEEDAAEGDAAEEEGAEGAAQEGANEEQPAEEPAQPADEGAAGEEQAGEQAGEATEEQPAEEPATEEPAPEEPAEQPATEEPAEQAQ; from the coding sequence ATGGAAGTAGCCAAGAGATTCAGTCTCGTGCTGCTCCTCGCGCTGGGAGCGGCGTTCGGGGCGGCACAAGGAGTCGGTCAACCGGTAGAACCGGCGACTCCGGCACCCGAGATGGCACCGGCGCCGGAGATCCCCGACGTCGCCTGGGTGCGCCTCGCTCACTTCTCGCCGAACGCCCCGGAGTTGACGGTCACGTTCACGCCCACGGATGAGGAGACGGCGGCGGGGTTCAGCGGTGACCAGTTCCCGTCGATCGACTATAAGACCTTCACCGAGTACGTCGAGATCCCGGCGGGTAACTACACCGTCAGCGCGCAGGGGGTAGAGGGCACCGTGGAGGAGGAGTTCAGCTTCGCCCGCGGCTCCTACTACACACTGGCGACGATGGGACTGGTGCTTCCGGCCGACGTGCAGGCCGAACAGCAGCAGGAAGGTGAAGGGGAGGATGGCGACGGCGGCGGATTCGTCGGGTTCTTCCAGAACCTCTTCGGTGAGGGCGACGAGAACCGCGACCGGCTGGCACTTCAGTTCCAGCTCATCGAGGATGACCTGACGCGGGTCCCGAACGAGGGCGAAACCCTGGTGCGCGTGGTTCACGCTGCTCCTGGTACCGAACCGGTGGCCCTGGCGGTCGAGGGCGAGCAGGGCACGCTCGTGAGCGACGTCGAGTTCGGCGAGGCAAGCCGCTACGCCTCGTACGAAGGCACCGTAGAGGACCTCGAGGTGCGGCTCGCGGGCTCCCGCGCCGCCGCCTTCACGCTCGACAGCGTGAACCTCGAATCGGGCAACCTCAACACCGTCTACGTGGTGGGCACTCCGGTCGAGGAGGCCCCCCTCGCGATCATGGGCTCGAGCATCGCTCCGGTTGAAGCCGGCGCTCCGGCAGGCGAGGACGTCGCCGCGCAGACGCAGCAGGCCGGCGAGACAGCCGGTGGCGGCGCGGCCGAGGAGGATGCTGCCGAAGGGGATGCGGCCGAAGAGGAGGGTGCCGAGGGCGCTGCTCAGGAGGGCGCTAACGAAGAGCAGCCCGCCGAGGAGCCGGCACAACCGGCCGACGAGGGCGCTGCCGGCGAAGAACAGGCCGGCGAGCAGGCCGGCGAAGCTACCGAAGAGCAGCCTGCCGAGGAGCCAGCGACGGAGGAGCCAGCTCCCGAGGAGCCGGCCGAACAGCCCGCTACGGAAGAGCCCGCAGAACAGGCTCAGTAA
- the lysS gene encoding lysine--tRNA ligase: MSEKSLQEQRQQRLENLERLAEEGFERFPYSYRVSDKAAELQQRYEGAQPGEAWDEEVTVAGRAMTIRGMGKVTFITLADPTGNIQAYFQRDELEKYRTLKKIDLGDWLEVRGTLFVTRTGELTVKATDFRPLVKSLRPLPDKFHGLSDKERRYRQRHLDLMVNPEVRRAFELRSKAISYIRRYLDDLGFIEVETPVLQAVPGGAEARPFITHHNALDFDFHLRISLELYLKRLIVGGFEAVYEIGRNFRNEGISYKHNPEYTMLELYWAGRDYLDILELVEQMYSRLVESLSGSKVIEYQGQELDFTPPWPRVDYTSALAERAGIDFDLLDEEKLRAWVAREHPGQGEEALARQPLNQIYDKLYDIYLEPHLVQPTFVMDHPRAISPLAKDHRSRPGLVERFEPVAVGMELGNAFSELNDPLDQRERFELQQRLREGGDEEAHRVDEDFLAALEYGMPPTGGLGLGIDRLAMLLADAPSIRDVILFPLLRPEQG; this comes from the coding sequence ATGTCGGAGAAGTCCCTTCAGGAACAGCGGCAGCAGCGACTAGAGAACCTCGAGAGATTGGCCGAGGAGGGCTTCGAGCGGTTCCCGTACAGCTACCGGGTGAGTGACAAGGCGGCAGAGCTGCAGCAGCGCTACGAGGGCGCCCAACCGGGCGAGGCCTGGGACGAGGAGGTTACGGTAGCGGGCCGGGCCATGACCATCAGGGGCATGGGCAAGGTTACCTTCATCACCCTGGCCGACCCGACCGGCAACATCCAGGCCTACTTCCAGCGCGACGAGCTCGAGAAATACAGGACCCTGAAGAAGATCGACCTGGGCGATTGGCTGGAGGTGCGCGGCACTCTCTTCGTTACCAGGACGGGCGAACTGACGGTCAAGGCGACCGACTTCCGCCCGCTGGTGAAGTCACTGAGGCCTCTGCCGGACAAGTTCCACGGGCTCTCCGACAAGGAGCGCAGGTACCGCCAGCGCCACCTCGACCTGATGGTCAATCCCGAAGTGCGTCGGGCGTTCGAACTTCGCTCCAAAGCGATCTCGTACATCCGCCGCTACCTCGACGACCTCGGTTTCATCGAGGTGGAGACGCCGGTCCTGCAGGCCGTTCCCGGGGGCGCCGAGGCGAGGCCCTTCATCACCCACCACAACGCGCTCGACTTCGACTTCCACCTGCGCATCTCGCTGGAGCTCTACCTCAAGAGGCTCATCGTGGGCGGCTTCGAGGCGGTCTACGAGATCGGTCGCAACTTCCGCAACGAGGGCATCTCCTACAAGCACAACCCGGAGTACACGATGCTCGAGCTCTACTGGGCAGGGCGCGACTACCTCGACATCCTCGAGCTGGTCGAGCAGATGTACTCCCGGCTGGTCGAGAGCCTGAGCGGATCGAAGGTGATCGAGTATCAGGGGCAGGAACTCGATTTCACCCCGCCTTGGCCGCGGGTCGATTACACCTCGGCGCTCGCCGAACGAGCGGGCATCGACTTCGACCTGTTGGACGAGGAGAAGCTGCGTGCCTGGGTCGCTCGTGAGCATCCCGGTCAGGGGGAAGAGGCCCTGGCCCGGCAACCGCTCAACCAGATCTACGACAAGCTCTACGACATCTACCTCGAGCCGCACCTCGTCCAGCCCACCTTCGTGATGGATCATCCGAGAGCGATAAGCCCACTGGCCAAGGATCACCGCTCGCGTCCCGGCCTGGTGGAGCGGTTCGAGCCGGTGGCGGTGGGAATGGAGCTGGGTAACGCCTTCAGCGAGCTCAACGACCCGCTCGATCAACGAGAGAGGTTCGAGTTGCAGCAGAGGTTGCGCGAAGGGGGAGACGAGGAGGCGCACCGGGTGGACGAGGACTTCCTGGCTGCCCTGGAGTACGGCATGCCGCCCACGGGCGGGCTGGGTCTGGGCATCGACAGGCTTGCGATGCTGCTCGCTGACGCGCCCAGCATCCGCGACGTTATCCTCTTCCCGCTACTGCGACCCGAACAGGGGTGA
- a CDS encoding GreA/GreB family elongation factor, whose protein sequence is MARQVRLTQEGYDRLKTQLEQEYVRLEEATRILRELTGSSDDYDDSGLEEAKREKARLEMRIDNLEDQLNRAEIIAAHEVDKVDLGAVITLQDTASKEAFEVQLVSPIEAGVLEGDIPKVSDESPLGQALMGRKPGDTVEVVINNRRNEYTLMSIS, encoded by the coding sequence ATGGCAAGGCAGGTCCGCCTCACACAGGAAGGGTATGACCGACTGAAGACGCAGTTGGAACAGGAGTACGTTCGCCTCGAGGAGGCCACGCGGATCCTCCGCGAGCTGACCGGCTCCTCGGACGACTACGACGATTCCGGGCTCGAGGAGGCCAAGCGCGAGAAGGCCCGCCTCGAGATGCGCATCGACAACCTCGAGGATCAGCTGAACAGGGCCGAGATCATCGCCGCCCACGAGGTGGACAAGGTGGACCTGGGTGCTGTCATCACCCTCCAGGACACCGCTTCGAAGGAGGCGTTCGAGGTTCAGCTGGTCTCGCCGATCGAGGCCGGTGTCCTCGAGGGAGACATCCCCAAGGTAAGCGACGAGTCTCCGCTGGGCCAGGCGCTGATGGGGCGCAAGCCGGGGGATACCGTCGAGGTCGTCATCAACAACCGGCGCAACGAGTACACCCTGATGTCGATCAGCTGA
- the proX gene encoding glycine betaine/L-proline ABC transporter substrate-binding protein ProX, producing the protein MKRSLLVSILAASIALAGAASAQNQEMPGEGVEVQPAVATWQSALPVEAIFRLLLEELGYDVNEAQSVSNPIFYQAVAQGDVDYWANGWFPGHYAQLPPNFDENASIVGTIVEAGALQGYLVDIESIEKYDITSLEDFKRPEVKEAFDANGDGKADLGACPPGWGCEVIISHHMDAYDLHDHVNAITAGYPAMFADVVARYEAGEPVLYYTWTPNFTTHELVPGEDVLWINVPEINPTPAQEGLEEFMTLSGFPNAVTDPIDLGFVVSDISAVANNEFLEENPAAHELFRQIEIPLEDITEMTVRIREGEDSASDITAIAEEWIAANQESVDSWLEAARSAAN; encoded by the coding sequence CGAGGTGCAGCCCGCCGTCGCCACCTGGCAGTCGGCTCTGCCGGTCGAGGCCATCTTCAGGCTACTGCTCGAAGAGCTGGGCTACGACGTCAACGAAGCTCAGTCCGTATCCAACCCGATCTTCTACCAGGCCGTCGCGCAGGGCGACGTCGACTACTGGGCCAACGGCTGGTTCCCTGGTCACTACGCCCAACTCCCCCCCAACTTCGACGAGAACGCCTCGATCGTCGGCACGATCGTCGAAGCAGGGGCGCTCCAGGGCTACCTGGTCGATATAGAGTCGATCGAGAAGTACGACATCACCTCGCTCGAGGACTTCAAGCGACCCGAGGTGAAAGAGGCGTTCGACGCCAACGGCGACGGCAAGGCCGATCTGGGCGCCTGCCCGCCAGGCTGGGGCTGCGAGGTCATCATCAGTCACCACATGGACGCCTACGACCTGCACGACCATGTGAACGCCATCACCGCAGGCTATCCGGCGATGTTCGCCGACGTAGTGGCGCGTTACGAAGCGGGCGAACCTGTTCTCTACTACACCTGGACGCCGAACTTCACCACCCACGAGCTCGTTCCCGGTGAAGACGTCCTCTGGATCAACGTTCCCGAGATCAACCCGACCCCGGCGCAGGAGGGCCTCGAGGAGTTCATGACCCTCTCGGGCTTCCCCAATGCCGTTACCGACCCGATCGATCTGGGCTTCGTCGTCAGCGACATCAGCGCGGTTGCGAACAACGAGTTCCTCGAGGAGAACCCGGCGGCGCACGAGCTCTTCCGGCAGATCGAGATCCCGCTCGAGGACATCACCGAGATGACGGTGCGGATACGCGAAGGCGAGGACAGCGCCAGCGACATCACCGCGATCGCCGAGGAGTGGATCGCTGCCAACCAGGAGTCTGTGGACAGTTGGCTGGAAGCCGCCCGTTCGGCTGCCAACTGA